CGACACCCCGTGGGTCCTGGCCAGCCGCCTGACGCCGTCGGAACAGGAGACCCTCGCCGGAGTGCTCGCCGCGGCACCGGACGCCACCGCATCCCATCTGACCGCGGCCCGACTGACCGGACTGTGGCTGCCGACGCGGCTGGCGGCCGACCGCACGCTCCACGTCACCCGCCCGCCGGGCACCGCGAACAGCGCTCCTGCAGGGGTCCGGATGCACCGGCGCCGGCCGACCTCCGAGGGGGCACAGCTCGTCCGCGGCTCCGGCCCGCCGCTCGACGGCCCCATCCCGGTCACGGGGCCCGCCCGCACATGGCGGGATCTGGCGAGCCTCCTGGACCTCGCGGAACTGGTGGTCCTGGGAGACCGGCTCGTGTGCTCCTCCGGCCCGGAACGCGCGGACCCCCTGTGCTCCCGCGCAGCCCTGGTGCAGGCGGCCGCCCGACCCGGCCAACGTCACGCCGTCCTCGCCCGGGATGCCGCCGCCCTGGTCCGCGACGGCGCCCACTCACCGCCGGAGACCAGGCTGCGGCTCGCCCTGCTGGACGCGGGCCTCCCCGAGCCGGAGCTGCAGCTGGAGGTGTGGGATCCCGCCTTCTCCCGGAGCCGGCCGGCGACGGCGGATCTCGGGTGGCGTCGCCACGGCGTGGTCCTGCAGTACGAGGGCGCCGGACACGACGATCCCGTCCAGGTGCGCGGGGACACCCTCCGCGACGCGGCGTTCCAGCGCCGAGGGGTCGTGGTCATCCGCGCCGCCGCCGCAGACCTCGCGGAGGGGTTCCGCGGCACGACGGCCCTGGCGGAGGCCGCACTGCGTCGTCGTGGATGGACCCCCGGACGCGAGTGAAGCGGACACGCCGTCATAGGAACCCCTGACGGGGTCCGTGGCGGCGTGTCCGCTTCACTCGGCCGCCTCCCCACGGGGGAGCCGCGGCGCGGCTCAGCTGTAGACGTGCGGGGCGAGCGTGCCGACGAAGTCCAGGTTGCGGTACTTCTCCGCGTAGTCCAGGCCGTAGCCCACCACGAACTCGTTCGGGATGTCCTTGCCGACGTACTTCACGTCGATGTCCACCTTCATGGCGTCCGGCTTGCGCAGGAACGTGCAGATCTCCACCGACGCCGGGCCGCGGGTCTCCAGGTTCGCCTTCAGCCAGGACAGGGTCAGGCCGGAGTCGATGATGTCCTCCACGATCAGCACGTGGCGGCCGGTGAGGTCGGCGTCGAGGTCCTTGAGGATGCGGACGACGCCGGAGGACTTGGTGCCGGAGCCGTAGGAGGAGACGGCCATGAAGTCCATCTCCACGTGCGAGTGCAGCGCGCGGGTCAGGTCCGCCACGACCATGACGGCGCCCTTGAGCACGGCCACGATCAGCAGGTCCTTGCCCTCGTAGTCGCGGTCGATCTGGGCGGCGAGGTCACGGATGGTGTCCTGGACCTCCTCCTTCGACATGAGGACGTGGGTGAGATCGTTCTGGACATCCTGTGCGTCCATGGCGCCGCTCCTGAGGTGCTTCGTGGGGTGCTGTGCGAGGTCGCCCGGCCCGGCTCACCGGTCCGCCGGGCGGGGGATGTAGGCAAGTCTGGCACACCCCGACGGACCGCCCTCCTTCCGGCCGCCGACGCCGCCCTCCCCCGCCGCGACGCGGCGCACCGTGACGCCGTGGCCCAGCTCCACCGGCCCGGCCGAGCCGCCCCCGGCGTGGGCGGCCGCCACCAGCGCGTCGGCCGCGAGGATCCGCTCACGGGACGGCGTGCCGGCTCCCGCGGCCCGGGCCGCGCGGGCGTGCACCCGGTGGCGCACCGCGGCCGGGAGCGCGGCGAGGGCGTCGAGGTCGAGGAGGACGGGGGCGGGGCGGTCGGTCTCCGGGGCAGGCAGGCGGAGGCGGGCGAGGGCGTCGTCGGCCCAGGCGTCCAGGGCGGCGGCGTCCTCCGCGGCGATGGCCGCCGTGCGCACGAGGGCGGCGCGCAGGCCGGGGCCGAGGCCGGTGTCGGGGTCCTCGAGGGCGGGCAGGATCCGTGTGCGGACCCGCGAGCGCAGCAGGGCCGGGTCCGCGTTGTGGGGGTCCGTGAACCAGGTGAGCCCGGCCCAGCGGCAGATCGCCTCGGTGTCGGCGCGGCTCAGGCCGAGCAGCGGGCGGGCCAGGGCCACCCCGCCGGGGAGCGCGCCGTGCGCCGGGATGCCCGCGAGGGAGCGGGTGCCGGATCCGCGCGCGAGGCCGAGGAGGACCTGTTCGGCCTGGTCGTCGGCGGTGTGGGCGGTGAGCACGAGGGCGGGGGTCCCCTCCCCGACCCCCTCCGCCGCGCGGGCGAGCGCGGTGCGGCGGGCGGAGCGGGCGGAGGCCTCGGGTCCGTCGCCGGCGGGGGTCACGGTGACGGCCTCCACGGTGACGGGCGCCAGGCCCAGCGCCCGGGCGGTCCGGGCGGCCGCCGCCGCCACCGCGGCGCTGCCGTCCTGGAGCCCGTGGTCGACGACGACGGCCCCCGCCGGGCCGAGCCGCTCCCCCGCACGCGTGCCCGCCAGCACGGCGCAGGCGACCGCGAGGGCCAGGGAGTCGGCGCCGCCGGAGAGCGCCACGAGGACCGGGCCGGGATGCTCCGCGCGGACCGCGCGGACGGACTCCACGGCCCGGTGCAGGGGCTCGGGCCAGCGGGACCGCGGCGGCCACGGGCCGGCGAGGGCGGGCAGGGTGGGTGCGCCGGGGACGGCGACCACATCGCGAACGAAAGGGCTCGACACGCCGTTCGTCTCTCGAACGACAGCGTGGGGGGGCTCAGGCCTGGGCACGGATCCGCGCGACCCAGCGGTCCGGCGCGTGGATCTCCTCCTCGCTCGGCAGCAGCTCGGGCGCGTCCCAGACCACGTTGAACCCGTCCCTCCCGAGCTCGGCCACGGCCGCGTCCACGAACCGCTGCCCGTCCCGGTACTGCGCCATCTTCGCGTCCATGCCCAGCAGGCGGCGCAGCAGGCGGTCGAGGCCGGAGCGGCGGTCCCCGCGGGCGTCGAACCGGCGGCGGATGGTCTTCACGGAGGACACCACGGAGGAGTCCACGGCGTCCATGACCACGTTCGCGTGGCCCTCCAGCAGGGACATCACCGCGGTCAGCCGGGACAGCCGAGCGCGGTCCTCCTCGTCCTGGATCGCGCCGAGCAGTCCCAGCGCGGGGCGCCCGCCGGGCCCGGCGGCGCCGTCGTCCTGCCCCGCGCGCCCGGCGCCCGGCGACGTCGAGGCGCCCAGGGGGTTCGCGGCGGCCAGGGCGGAGCGCAGGCGCTCCGGCAGGGACTCGGCCTTGTCGAACAGCCCGCCGGTCAGCGCGGTGATCTCCCCCTGCAGGTGGCCGCGCAGCCAGGGGGCGGCGGCGAACTGCACGCGGTGGGTCTGCTCGTGCAGGCACACCCAGAGGCGGAAGTCGGCGGGGTCCACGTGGATCTCCCGGCGGACCTGCGCCACGTTGGGGGCCACCAGCAGGAGGCGGCCGCCCGCGGGACCGGCGGGGACGCCGTCAGGACCGGGGAGGGCGGAGAACGGGTCGTACTGGCCGAGGACCTTGGAGGAGAGCCAGGCGAGGATCCCACCCATCTCCAGGGCGGCCGCGCGGCGTGTGAGGGGTGCCGTGGTGAGTGCGTACTCCTGGGGCCGCGTGGCGCGCAGGTGCGCGAAGGACGGCTCCAGCAGCCCCGCGAAGGACTGCGTGTTGGCGAGGGACCACGTCGGGCGGTCCACCACGAGCACCTGCGAGTCCCGCAGGTCCTCGGCCGCGGCCAGGCCGGTCAGCCGGTGCACGTGGGCCACGGAGGCCGCCGCGGCGGCGCGCAGCCCCTCGGCCTCGCGCCGGGCCTCGCGGGTGCCGATCCGCGGTCCGGCGGCGGCCAGGGAGCCGGCCGCGCGCGCGGCGGCGTCCCAGTCCACGGGGTGGGCCGGGGAGGGGACGGGCTGGTCGGCGGTCATGGATCCATCAGACCACAGGGACCGGACGCGGCAGCGCGTCCCGGGCCCGACGCCGCGCCCGCCCGCTCAGAGCGCGGCGAGCGCGCTCACCGCCTCGTCGATCGCGGCGCGGGCCGGCGCGATCCGCCAGTCCACACCGGAGCACACGAT
This sequence is a window from Micrococcus porci. Protein-coding genes within it:
- the hpt gene encoding hypoxanthine phosphoribosyltransferase; this translates as MDAQDVQNDLTHVLMSKEEVQDTIRDLAAQIDRDYEGKDLLIVAVLKGAVMVVADLTRALHSHVEMDFMAVSSYGSGTKSSGVVRILKDLDADLTGRHVLIVEDIIDSGLTLSWLKANLETRGPASVEICTFLRKPDAMKVDIDVKYVGKDIPNEFVVGYGLDYAEKYRNLDFVGTLAPHVYS
- the tilS gene encoding tRNA lysidine(34) synthetase TilS, which gives rise to MSSPFVRDVVAVPGAPTLPALAGPWPPRSRWPEPLHRAVESVRAVRAEHPGPVLVALSGGADSLALAVACAVLAGTRAGERLGPAGAVVVDHGLQDGSAAVAAAAARTARALGLAPVTVEAVTVTPAGDGPEASARSARRTALARAAEGVGEGTPALVLTAHTADDQAEQVLLGLARGSGTRSLAGIPAHGALPGGVALARPLLGLSRADTEAICRWAGLTWFTDPHNADPALLRSRVRTRILPALEDPDTGLGPGLRAALVRTAAIAAEDAAALDAWADDALARLRLPAPETDRPAPVLLDLDALAALPAAVRHRVHARAARAAGAGTPSRERILAADALVAAAHAGGGSAGPVELGHGVTVRRVAAGEGGVGGRKEGGPSGCARLAYIPRPADR
- a CDS encoding zinc-dependent metalloprotease, whose translation is MTADQPVPSPAHPVDWDAAARAAGSLAAAGPRIGTREARREAEGLRAAAAASVAHVHRLTGLAAAEDLRDSQVLVVDRPTWSLANTQSFAGLLEPSFAHLRATRPQEYALTTAPLTRRAAALEMGGILAWLSSKVLGQYDPFSALPGPDGVPAGPAGGRLLLVAPNVAQVRREIHVDPADFRLWVCLHEQTHRVQFAAAPWLRGHLQGEITALTGGLFDKAESLPERLRSALAAANPLGASTSPGAGRAGQDDGAAGPGGRPALGLLGAIQDEEDRARLSRLTAVMSLLEGHANVVMDAVDSSVVSSVKTIRRRFDARGDRRSGLDRLLRRLLGMDAKMAQYRDGQRFVDAAVAELGRDGFNVVWDAPELLPSEEEIHAPDRWVARIRAQA